Proteins found in one Mucilaginibacter gracilis genomic segment:
- a CDS encoding efflux RND transporter periplasmic adaptor subunit, translated as MGKTLKYILITTGLLIVVLIVLRATGVIGKPAKTQVATEKADKRSVIETVSASGKIKPTIEVKISSEVSGEIVELPIKEGDVVKKGQLLCRVRPDILKSGYERAVASYNTQKASVGNASQMLNQAQANFLNSEAKYKRSKELYTKKVLSASEFDAATADYQSSKAALEAARQNQIGSNFGLAQSSASVKEAQDNLAKTSIYSPVDGVVSKLSVEKGERVLGTVQNIGTEIMTISDLSALDVNVDVNENDINRVNLGDSAVIEVDAFLGKKFSGVVREIGSSANVVGTNADQVTNFTVKVRVMAESYARLVAKDAKNPSPFKPGLSATVDIQTNRTTALSVPIQSVTTRGGKTDDSGDNGPKKDDSKAKTKVNDAVKEYVFVYSAGKVKQVEVTTGIQNDTYIQILSGLKGGEEVVSGPYSAISKTLNDKMEVEKVDKSKLFAPDNSKK; from the coding sequence ATGGGAAAAACTTTAAAATATATACTGATAACAACCGGCCTTTTAATAGTAGTGCTTATTGTTTTAAGAGCTACGGGCGTTATTGGCAAACCGGCTAAAACACAGGTTGCCACCGAAAAAGCCGATAAGCGCAGCGTTATAGAAACGGTTTCGGCCAGCGGAAAGATTAAACCTACTATAGAGGTTAAAATAAGCTCCGAAGTATCGGGCGAAATTGTTGAGCTGCCTATTAAAGAAGGCGATGTTGTTAAAAAGGGCCAGTTGCTTTGCCGCGTTCGCCCGGATATTTTAAAATCGGGTTATGAGCGTGCCGTGGCATCATACAATACCCAAAAAGCAAGCGTGGGTAATGCCAGCCAAATGCTTAATCAGGCGCAAGCCAATTTTTTAAACTCGGAAGCTAAATATAAACGGAGTAAGGAGTTGTATACTAAAAAGGTGCTTTCGGCATCGGAGTTTGATGCGGCTACGGCGGATTACCAATCGTCTAAAGCAGCTTTAGAGGCCGCACGCCAAAACCAGATAGGCTCAAACTTTGGTTTGGCACAATCGTCGGCATCGGTTAAAGAAGCTCAGGATAACCTGGCTAAAACCAGCATCTATTCGCCGGTTGATGGTGTGGTATCAAAGCTATCGGTAGAAAAAGGCGAGCGTGTGTTAGGTACCGTACAAAATATTGGTACCGAAATTATGACCATTAGCGATTTGAGCGCACTTGACGTAAACGTGGATGTGAATGAAAATGATATTAACCGCGTAAACCTTGGCGACTCGGCAGTTATTGAAGTTGATGCCTTTTTAGGTAAAAAGTTTAGCGGTGTGGTTAGGGAGATAGGCAGTTCGGCAAATGTGGTGGGCACCAATGCCGACCAGGTTACCAACTTTACGGTTAAGGTGCGCGTTATGGCCGAATCGTATGCCCGTTTGGTTGCTAAGGATGCTAAAAACCCATCTCCGTTTAAACCCGGCCTTTCGGCTACGGTTGATATTCAAACCAACCGCACAACGGCATTATCGGTACCCATACAATCGGTTACTACACGTGGTGGTAAAACGGATGACAGCGGTGATAACGGACCGAAAAAAGATGACAGCAAAGCCAAAACAAAGGTTAACGATGCCGTTAAAGAGTACGTTTTTGTTTACTCGGCAGGTAAAGTTAAACAGGTTGAGGTTACTACAGGTATACAAAACGATACGTATATCCAAATCCTTTCGGGATTAAAAGGTGGCGAGGAAGTGGTATCGGGCCCGTATTCGGCTATCTCAAAAACACTAAACGATAAAATGGAAGTTGAAAAAGTTGATAAGAGTAAACTGTTTGCGCCGGATAACAGTAAGAAATAA
- a CDS encoding TolC family protein, with protein sequence MNMNLNIQLNSNKVFLTIVLGLLLLSSAFKAGAQEVITLQTAIDRTLERNLTIKQAQLNEAIDVENYKQAKYNRLPNLSANPQGSFNYGRSVDPSTNQFVNQTIFGLNGTITSQVLLSQGGLLKNQILANKLQLDVDKSNTAKVKNDLVLNVVTTYLSVLSNQDLLKAAIQQVELSKQTLDKVQKTFDVGNVTLADLSQSKAQVSTADLNQTTAQNQLDISILALKQYMEMDPNTPITIEKPDVSKLTDVKWQYDAQSVFSAAVGNNPDVKLAEVQKQLAYQNIAVQKSYYYPTLSLFGQLGSNYSSGRTQVTGTRNTGIFDTIGIVNNTNNRVITPRYQTLTKPYLFGDQISDNLNEAVGLSLNIPIFTKFATRTSVRKAKINYQIADVTAQLAKNTLNKTISQAVLDVKAADKKYLSAQQTYQSNKDAYNVVQQRYTVGLVNSLDYNTSLTTLNKSEFDMIQAKYELVFRSKIIDYYLGNPITL encoded by the coding sequence ATGAACATGAATTTAAACATACAACTTAACAGCAACAAGGTTTTTTTAACCATTGTTTTGGGCCTGTTGCTGTTAAGCAGCGCTTTTAAAGCAGGCGCGCAGGAAGTTATTACCTTGCAAACAGCCATTGACCGCACGCTTGAAAGAAACCTAACCATTAAACAGGCGCAGTTAAACGAAGCCATTGATGTTGAAAATTATAAACAAGCCAAATATAACCGCTTGCCAAACCTGAGTGCTAACCCGCAGGGATCGTTTAATTACGGGCGGAGCGTAGATCCGTCGACCAACCAGTTTGTTAACCAAACTATATTTGGGCTTAACGGTACCATAACATCGCAGGTTTTGCTTTCGCAGGGAGGTTTGCTTAAAAACCAGATATTAGCCAACAAACTACAGTTGGATGTTGATAAAAGTAATACCGCCAAGGTAAAAAACGATTTGGTGCTTAACGTGGTTACCACATACCTATCGGTTTTAAGCAACCAGGATTTGCTGAAGGCGGCCATACAACAGGTGGAGCTGAGCAAGCAAACTTTAGATAAGGTACAAAAAACGTTTGATGTAGGTAACGTAACGCTGGCCGATTTGTCGCAATCGAAGGCGCAGGTTTCTACCGCGGATTTAAACCAGACTACCGCACAAAACCAGTTGGATATTTCGATACTGGCTCTTAAACAATACATGGAGATGGACCCTAATACGCCCATTACTATTGAGAAGCCGGATGTGAGCAAATTAACCGATGTAAAATGGCAATACGATGCACAATCGGTATTTAGTGCTGCGGTTGGCAATAACCCCGATGTAAAGCTGGCCGAAGTGCAAAAACAATTGGCTTACCAAAACATAGCGGTACAAAAAAGTTATTACTACCCAACTTTGTCACTTTTTGGCCAGTTGGGTTCAAATTATTCGAGCGGACGGACGCAGGTTACCGGGACACGCAATACCGGTATTTTTGATACTATTGGCATTGTTAACAACACCAATAACCGTGTTATTACACCACGCTACCAAACTTTAACCAAGCCTTATTTGTTTGGCGACCAGATAAGCGATAACCTTAACGAAGCTGTAGGGTTAAGCTTAAACATACCTATATTTACTAAGTTTGCTACACGCACATCGGTACGTAAAGCAAAAATTAACTACCAGATAGCGGATGTTACGGCCCAGTTGGCTAAAAACACGCTGAATAAAACCATTAGCCAGGCGGTGCTTGATGTGAAGGCGGCTGATAAAAAATATCTGTCGGCACAGCAAACTTATCAATCAAACAAGGATGCTTACAATGTTGTGCAGCAACGGTACACGGTTGGTTTGGTTAACTCGCTTGATTATAATACATCGTTAACTACGCTCAATAAATCGGAGTTTGATATGATACAGGCTAAATACGAACTGGTGTTTCGCAGTAAAATAATCGACTATTATCTTGGTAACCCTATAACACTTTAA
- a CDS encoding polysaccharide deacetylase family protein produces the protein MYLVKTPLLLKKLYPGLIWNLNRDELCIYLTFDDGPIPIVTPFVLKTLKQYNAKATFFCIGDNVVKNNDIFEQVKAHGHTIGNHTFNHLRGWATRTDLYTENFAKCDQLLQTPWFRPPYGRIKRKQISSLKQLRNNDIKFIMWDVLSGDFDKNLKPETCLHHTLKNATNGSIVVFHDSLKAFPRLEYVLPRAMKYWSKKGFEFRGL, from the coding sequence ATGTACCTCGTTAAAACCCCTTTATTATTAAAAAAGCTGTATCCGGGCCTCATATGGAACCTTAACCGGGACGAGCTATGCATTTATCTAACCTTTGACGACGGACCCATACCTATTGTTACACCATTTGTATTAAAAACTTTAAAACAATATAATGCCAAAGCTACCTTTTTTTGCATTGGCGATAACGTAGTTAAAAATAACGATATTTTTGAACAGGTAAAGGCCCACGGCCACACCATTGGCAACCATACCTTTAACCATTTACGCGGCTGGGCAACCCGCACCGATTTATACACCGAAAACTTTGCAAAATGCGACCAACTGCTGCAAACACCCTGGTTTAGGCCACCATACGGCCGCATTAAACGCAAACAAATAAGCAGCCTCAAACAGCTACGCAATAACGACATTAAGTTTATTATGTGGGACGTACTAAGCGGCGATTTCGACAAAAACCTTAAACCCGAAACCTGCCTGCATCATACCCTAAAAAACGCCACCAACGGCTCCATCGTCGTTTTTCACGACAGCCTCAAAGCCTTCCCCCGCTTAGAATACGTATTACCGCGAGCCATGAAATACTGGAGCAAAAAAGGTTTTGAGTTTAGGGGCTTGTAG
- a CDS encoding LuxR C-terminal-related transcriptional regulator: protein MKFELFSEETNKLWLRMSAKSSADNLQIELELYRKLLNFFQVGDYYYFIFNVKNLEFDLVSSQFETMLGYQHATVTVMLFMDCIHPDDRPWFLAFENKTAEFLSALPVDKLMKYKIRYDFRFRKSDSTYIRVLHQVAVVQHDADGGILRTLGVHTDITHLKPTGRPVMSYIGMDGEPSYLNIDVKNTFAKSTEKLTAREKDVLRLLIEGKLSKEVSEILNISKQTVDTHRKNMMRKNGLSNTGELIGKAINMGWL, encoded by the coding sequence ATGAAATTTGAACTGTTTAGTGAGGAGACTAATAAGCTGTGGTTGCGGATGTCGGCCAAGTCATCGGCTGATAATTTGCAGATCGAGTTGGAGCTTTACCGAAAGCTGCTGAACTTTTTCCAGGTTGGCGATTATTACTATTTTATATTTAATGTTAAAAACCTTGAGTTTGATTTGGTTAGTTCGCAGTTTGAAACCATGTTGGGTTACCAACATGCAACTGTTACTGTAATGCTGTTTATGGATTGCATTCACCCTGACGACAGGCCCTGGTTTTTGGCTTTTGAGAATAAAACAGCCGAGTTTTTATCGGCATTACCGGTTGACAAATTAATGAAGTATAAGATACGGTATGATTTTAGGTTTAGAAAGAGCGACAGCACTTATATACGGGTGCTGCACCAGGTGGCCGTTGTACAGCACGATGCTGATGGCGGCATATTGCGCACCCTGGGCGTGCATACCGATATTACACATTTAAAGCCTACAGGCAGGCCGGTAATGTCGTACATTGGTATGGATGGCGAGCCATCGTACCTTAATATTGATGTGAAAAATACTTTTGCTAAAAGCACCGAAAAGCTAACCGCCCGCGAAAAGGATGTATTACGGTTATTGATAGAAGGCAAACTAAGTAAAGAGGTTAGCGAAATTTTGAACATCAGCAAGCAAACGGTTGATACGCACCGCAAAAACATGATGCGTAAAAATGGCCTGAGCAATACGGGAGAACTGATAGGGAAAGCTATTAATATGGGTTGGTTGTAG
- a CDS encoding OmpA family protein: MNLKSTKTLLPLFLVGLSAGAFAQSSDADSTSHFQKRTFRTWSIGLNGGMLTHYTPFNGDNNGDFKTPQETWGYGGYVKKQILPGFGIQADFLAGTVKGFRSNTLVSPSVAQDNSSFKSRIDWSGDVVANFTLANLSFNQKRNFLSPYLTAGAGYMSSSANVVGTPAGSNTNYHQNWFVPIGAGFKLGVSRLINIDLGYTVSFVKARDFDGVVGSLNDRFSYAHAGIEIALGKKKSPQLQNFSAIAALREESAAESAALRNRLAIADQKRMDDEAQYARDAQQLAKDMADDDADGVANKYDKCPGTPANTVVDGAGCPIKIPAPIVREKVIITEADRKVVGEAIKDLEFDLGKATIKEHSYATLNRVASLLVQKNFSLKLAGHTDNTGSMALNLALSKNRAEAVKAYLVSQGANPSTIEATGYGPNQPIATNKTAAGRQQNRRVEFSLF; encoded by the coding sequence ATGAACTTAAAATCTACCAAAACACTGCTTCCACTTTTCTTAGTGGGCTTGTCAGCTGGAGCGTTTGCACAAAGCAGTGATGCCGATTCTACTTCACATTTTCAAAAACGTACTTTCCGCACCTGGTCAATAGGCCTAAACGGCGGTATGCTTACACACTACACACCGTTTAACGGCGATAATAATGGCGATTTTAAAACGCCTCAAGAAACATGGGGTTACGGTGGTTACGTAAAAAAACAAATCCTTCCGGGCTTTGGTATCCAGGCCGACTTTTTGGCCGGTACCGTTAAAGGCTTTAGGTCAAACACGCTGGTATCGCCATCTGTAGCACAGGATAACAGCAGCTTCAAATCACGTATCGATTGGTCGGGAGATGTGGTTGCAAACTTTACCCTTGCAAATTTAAGCTTTAACCAAAAACGTAATTTCTTGTCGCCATATTTAACCGCAGGTGCTGGTTACATGTCGTCGAGTGCTAACGTAGTAGGTACACCGGCCGGGTCCAATACCAACTACCACCAAAATTGGTTTGTACCCATAGGTGCAGGTTTTAAATTAGGCGTGTCTCGCTTAATCAACATCGACTTAGGTTACACCGTATCATTTGTTAAAGCTCGCGATTTTGATGGCGTTGTAGGCTCTTTAAACGATCGTTTTTCATATGCCCACGCAGGTATCGAAATTGCCCTGGGTAAAAAGAAAAGCCCGCAATTACAAAACTTTAGTGCCATTGCAGCTTTACGCGAAGAAAGTGCTGCCGAAAGCGCCGCTTTACGCAACCGTTTAGCTATTGCCGACCAAAAAAGAATGGACGATGAGGCTCAATATGCCCGCGATGCTCAACAATTGGCTAAAGATATGGCCGATGATGATGCCGATGGCGTAGCTAACAAATACGATAAATGCCCTGGTACACCAGCTAACACTGTAGTTGATGGCGCAGGTTGCCCTATCAAAATACCGGCCCCGATTGTTCGCGAAAAAGTGATTATCACCGAAGCCGACCGTAAAGTAGTAGGTGAGGCCATTAAAGATTTGGAATTTGATTTAGGTAAAGCAACCATCAAAGAACACTCTTATGCAACCTTAAACCGTGTAGCAAGCCTGTTAGTGCAAAAAAACTTTAGCCTTAAATTAGCCGGCCATACCGATAATACAGGTTCAATGGCACTAAACTTAGCCTTATCAAAAAACAGGGCCGAAGCCGTTAAAGCATACCTGGTATCGCAAGGTGCAAACCCTTCAACCATCGAAGCCACAGGTTACGGACCAAACCAACCTATAGCAACCAACAAAACCGCTGCCGGTCGCCAGCAAAACCGTAGGGTTGAGTTCTCGTTATTCTAA
- a CDS encoding DEAD/DEAH box helicase, whose translation MNPFSQLGIRHDIVNAISELGFENPTPIQEQSIPVLLTGSNDFVGLAQTGTGKTAAFGLPLLELLDFEQNHPQALILCPTRELCLQITNDIKNYSKNMANVNVVAVYGGANIADQLRQIKRGVQIVVATPGRMLDIINRKAINFTDVNFVVLDEADEMLNMGFQEDIDSILSTTPEDKKTWLFSATMPSEVRRIAKKYMTDPFELTMGEKNTGNVNIEHEYYIVRARDKYAAFKRIVDFNPEIFGIVFCRTKIETQEIAESLIKDGYNADALHGDLSQQQRDKVMKRYRERSLQLLIATDVAARGIDVNDVTHVINYSLPDEIENYTHRSGRTARAGKSGVSIAIINAKELGKIRQIERVIGKKFVKGEIPSGFDVCEKQLFAIVHKVHNVTVNEQQIEQYLPRIMHEFAELSKEDLIKRFASIEFNSFLEYYKNAPDLNAPMDDRAVRGEFSDRAPRGGSGESDYTRLFINLGSVDEFNRGDLLGYICNTAKISGRTVGKIDVKGVYSFFEVPKADVDKVFAEFKTAEFKGRPVRIEISGEGTSDNRSSGGGGNRRREGGYSGGGERKEGGFRREGGAPPRERTGGNAGGGFRDFSGKRREDRNSGTSTGERRRKF comes from the coding sequence ATGAACCCATTTAGTCAATTGGGAATCCGTCATGATATTGTTAATGCCATCTCTGAATTAGGATTTGAAAATCCTACGCCAATACAGGAACAGTCAATTCCGGTTTTGTTAACAGGCAGCAACGATTTTGTCGGATTAGCTCAAACAGGGACCGGAAAAACCGCTGCCTTCGGATTGCCACTTTTAGAATTGCTGGACTTCGAACAAAATCATCCTCAGGCGCTTATTCTTTGCCCAACCCGTGAACTGTGTTTACAGATCACCAACGACATTAAAAATTACTCTAAAAACATGGCCAACGTTAATGTTGTTGCTGTGTACGGAGGTGCCAACATTGCCGATCAGCTTCGTCAAATTAAACGTGGTGTGCAAATTGTTGTAGCTACGCCAGGGCGTATGCTTGATATTATTAACCGCAAAGCCATCAACTTTACTGATGTAAACTTTGTTGTGTTAGATGAGGCTGATGAAATGTTGAACATGGGTTTCCAGGAAGACATTGACAGTATCTTATCTACCACGCCGGAAGATAAAAAAACCTGGCTTTTCTCGGCCACCATGCCAAGCGAAGTACGCCGCATTGCCAAAAAATACATGACCGACCCTTTTGAGTTGACCATGGGCGAAAAAAATACCGGCAACGTTAACATTGAGCACGAATACTATATTGTACGTGCCCGTGATAAATATGCCGCCTTTAAACGCATTGTTGATTTTAACCCCGAAATTTTTGGTATTGTGTTTTGCCGTACCAAAATTGAGACTCAGGAAATTGCCGAGAGCTTAATTAAGGATGGTTACAATGCTGATGCCTTACACGGCGATTTATCGCAACAACAACGTGATAAGGTGATGAAACGCTACCGCGAGCGCAGCCTGCAATTGTTAATTGCTACCGATGTTGCTGCACGTGGTATTGATGTTAATGATGTTACGCACGTTATTAACTACAGCTTGCCTGATGAGATTGAAAACTATACTCACCGTAGCGGCCGTACTGCACGCGCCGGTAAAAGTGGTGTTTCTATCGCCATTATTAACGCTAAGGAATTAGGTAAAATACGCCAGATTGAGCGCGTTATTGGTAAAAAGTTTGTTAAGGGCGAAATACCAAGCGGCTTTGATGTTTGCGAAAAACAATTGTTTGCTATTGTACACAAGGTGCATAATGTTACCGTGAACGAACAGCAAATTGAGCAATACCTGCCACGTATAATGCACGAGTTTGCCGAATTGAGCAAGGAAGATCTTATTAAACGTTTTGCTTCGATTGAGTTTAACAGCTTTTTGGAGTATTACAAAAACGCGCCTGACCTGAACGCTCCGATGGACGACAGGGCTGTTAGGGGTGAGTTTAGCGACCGTGCGCCACGTGGCGGTTCGGGCGAATCGGACTATACGCGTTTGTTTATCAACTTAGGTTCGGTTGATGAGTTTAACCGTGGCGATTTGCTGGGTTATATTTGCAACACTGCCAAAATTAGCGGCCGTACTGTAGGTAAAATTGATGTTAAGGGTGTTTACTCTTTCTTTGAAGTACCTAAGGCTGACGTTGATAAGGTTTTTGCCGAATTTAAAACTGCCGAATTTAAAGGACGCCCTGTAAGGATAGAAATATCTGGCGAGGGTACCAGCGATAACCGCAGCAGCGGTGGCGGCGGTAACCGACGCAGAGAAGGTGGCTACAGTGGTGGCGGTGAAAGAAAAGAAGGTGGTTTCCGTCGTGAAGGTGGTGCTCCGCCTCGCGAACGTACCGGCGGCAACGCTGGCGGCGGTTTCCGCGACTTTAGCGGCAAACGCCGCGAGGACCGCAACAGCGGTACCAGCACCGGCGAACGCCGCAGAAAATTTTAG
- a CDS encoding methylmalonyl-CoA mutase family protein: MDNSSPYIPQNKIRFVTATALFDGHDATINIMRRILQSSGVEVIHLGHNRSVDEVVNCAIQEDVQGIALTSYQGGHLEYFKYMYDLLQQKGAGHIKIFGGGGGVILPYEIKELMDYGIARIYSPDDGRQMGLQGMIDDMMRQCDRPITSHLNGEIKHLHQKNNKVIATAISVVENYPQNAGDFLSEIKKLNKKDSPTGGDLARAPVLGITGTGGAGKSSLVDELVRRYLMETDKTLAIISVDPSKRKTGGALLGDRIRMNSINNPRVYMRSLATRQANLALSKYVQEAIDICKAAGYDLIIVETSGIGQSDTMITDYCDLSLYVMTPEFGAATQLEKIDMLDFADIVVLNKFDKRGALDALRDVRKQYKRNHKLFDAKDEDLPVFGTMASQFNDAGMNSLFAALIKTIKAKTGVSFATKMELVADDAEKTYIIPAERIRYLAEIAESSHHYNEWVDKQCRIAQQMYQIDGSIKLLGALGDETVGIIRSLYTILEGNLDSECRNLLREWPVTVKKYKAQHFIFNVRGREIKQALYYTSLSQSRIPKISLPRYEAWGDILRWLLTENVPGEFPYTAGVFPLKREGEDPTRMFAGEGGPERTNKRFHYVSLGQPAHRLSTAFDSVTLYGEDPHIRPDIYGKIGNSGVSIATLDDAKKLYSGFDLCHASTSVSMTINGPAPMLLGFFMNAAIDQQCEKYIKEHQLEHLVEAKFKELYDDKGLERPKYQQAPPKEPHPTLPGREGFDKANADQKVSPTGGDLEGAPGGLGTMLLGLSGDQVLPADVYAKIKAYAISTVRGTVQADILKEDQAQNTCIFSTEFALRMMGDMQQYFITEKVRNFYSVSISGYHIAEAGANPITQLAFTLSNGFTYVEYYLSRGMHIDDFAPNLSFFFSNGIDPEYAVIGRVARRIWAKAIKNKYKGNDRSQKLKYHIQTSGRSLHAQEIDFNDIRTTLQALYAIYDNCNSLHTNAYDEAITTPTEESVRRAMAIQLIINRELGLAKNENPIQGAFIIEELTDLVENAVLAEFKRINDRGGVLGAMETMYQRGKIQEESLYYETLKHTGEYPIVGVNTFLNKNGSPTIIPSEVIRATEEEKQFQISALDAFKQRNQAVAPQLLKALQKSAVAGDNIFEQLMEVCKYCSLGQISHALYEVGGQYRRNM; this comes from the coding sequence ATGGATAACTCCTCTCCGTATATACCGCAAAATAAAATTCGTTTTGTAACTGCAACAGCGTTGTTCGACGGGCACGATGCTACTATTAATATTATGCGCCGAATATTGCAATCGTCGGGTGTGGAGGTGATACACCTGGGGCATAACCGCTCGGTTGACGAGGTGGTGAACTGTGCCATACAGGAGGATGTGCAGGGTATTGCCTTAACATCGTACCAGGGCGGGCACCTTGAGTATTTTAAATATATGTACGATTTGTTGCAACAAAAAGGTGCCGGCCACATCAAAATATTTGGCGGCGGCGGCGGCGTAATATTACCCTACGAAATTAAGGAACTGATGGATTATGGCATTGCCCGCATTTACTCGCCGGATGACGGCCGCCAGATGGGTTTGCAGGGCATGATTGATGATATGATGCGGCAGTGCGACCGCCCCATTACCTCGCATTTAAACGGAGAAATTAAACACCTGCACCAAAAAAACAACAAAGTTATTGCAACGGCCATTAGCGTGGTAGAAAATTATCCGCAAAACGCGGGCGACTTTTTGTCGGAAATCAAAAAGCTCAACAAAAAAGATTCCCCAACCGGGGGCGATTTAGCGAGGGCACCAGTTTTAGGCATTACGGGTACAGGCGGCGCGGGCAAATCATCATTGGTTGATGAGTTGGTTAGGCGATATTTAATGGAGACGGATAAAACGCTGGCCATTATATCGGTTGATCCATCAAAACGAAAAACGGGCGGCGCGCTACTGGGCGACCGTATCCGGATGAATTCGATAAACAACCCGAGGGTTTACATGCGTTCGCTGGCTACGCGGCAAGCTAATTTGGCACTATCAAAATACGTGCAGGAAGCGATAGATATTTGTAAGGCGGCAGGGTATGATTTGATTATTGTGGAAACATCGGGCATAGGGCAATCGGACACGATGATAACCGATTACTGCGATTTATCCCTTTATGTAATGACCCCCGAATTTGGCGCGGCCACGCAACTGGAAAAAATTGACATGCTTGATTTTGCCGATATAGTGGTGCTGAACAAGTTTGACAAGCGCGGCGCATTAGATGCTTTGCGCGATGTACGCAAGCAGTATAAACGCAACCACAAACTATTTGACGCCAAGGATGAGGACCTGCCCGTTTTTGGCACCATGGCCTCGCAATTTAACGATGCGGGAATGAATAGTTTGTTTGCCGCGCTCATTAAAACCATTAAAGCTAAAACCGGTGTAAGCTTTGCCACTAAGATGGAGTTAGTGGCCGACGACGCAGAAAAAACCTACATTATACCAGCTGAGCGCATTCGTTATCTTGCAGAAATTGCCGAAAGCAGCCATCACTACAATGAGTGGGTAGATAAACAATGCAGAATAGCACAGCAGATGTATCAGATAGATGGATCGATTAAGTTATTGGGTGCCTTAGGGGATGAGACGGTTGGTATTATACGCTCGCTATATACGATTCTGGAGGGGAATCTCGACAGCGAATGTCGCAATTTGTTGCGCGAATGGCCGGTTACCGTTAAAAAATACAAAGCCCAGCACTTTATTTTTAACGTGCGCGGCAGGGAAATTAAGCAAGCGTTGTACTATACTTCGCTGTCGCAATCGCGCATACCTAAAATATCGTTACCGCGCTACGAGGCCTGGGGCGATATTTTGCGCTGGCTGTTAACCGAAAACGTGCCGGGCGAGTTCCCGTATACTGCCGGCGTGTTTCCGCTTAAACGGGAAGGTGAAGACCCTACCCGTATGTTTGCCGGCGAGGGTGGCCCCGAGCGCACCAATAAACGTTTCCATTATGTATCGTTAGGGCAACCGGCGCACAGGCTCTCTACCGCGTTTGATTCGGTTACCCTTTACGGGGAAGACCCGCATATAAGGCCCGATATTTATGGTAAAATAGGTAACTCCGGCGTAAGCATTGCCACGCTGGATGATGCCAAAAAGTTATATTCGGGTTTCGACCTTTGCCATGCGTCAACCTCGGTATCCATGACTATTAATGGCCCGGCGCCCATGCTATTGGGCTTTTTTATGAATGCCGCCATCGATCAGCAATGCGAAAAATATATTAAAGAACACCAGCTTGAGCACCTGGTTGAAGCCAAATTTAAAGAGCTTTATGATGATAAAGGTTTGGAAAGGCCAAAGTATCAACAAGCCCCACCCAAGGAGCCCCACCCAACCCTCCCCGGTAGGGAGGGCTTTGATAAGGCTAATGCAGATCAAAAAGTCTCCCCTACCGGGGGAGATTTAGAGGGGGCTCCCGGTGGTTTGGGCACTATGCTTTTGGGCCTTAGCGGCGACCAGGTTTTACCTGCCGATGTGTATGCTAAAATAAAAGCCTACGCCATATCAACCGTTAGAGGTACGGTACAGGCCGATATTTTAAAGGAGGACCAGGCTCAAAATACCTGCATTTTTTCTACCGAGTTTGCCCTGCGTATGATGGGCGATATGCAGCAATACTTTATCACCGAAAAGGTGCGTAACTTTTATTCGGTATCTATATCCGGCTATCATATTGCCGAAGCGGGTGCAAACCCCATTACGCAACTGGCCTTTACACTATCCAACGGTTTTACTTACGTGGAATACTACCTGAGCCGGGGTATGCATATTGATGATTTTGCGCCTAACCTGTCGTTCTTTTTCTCCAATGGAATTGACCCGGAATATGCTGTAATTGGCCGCGTAGCACGCCGCATTTGGGCGAAAGCCATCAAAAACAAATACAAGGGAAACGACAGATCGCAAAAGCTGAAATACCATATCCAAACCAGTGGCCGGTCATTACATGCGCAGGAGATTGACTTTAACGATATCCGCACTACTTTACAAGCCCTGTATGCCATTTACGATAACTGCAACAGCTTACACACCAATGCTTACGACGAAGCGATAACCACACCTACCGAAGAATCGGTACGGAGGGCGATGGCTATCCAGTTGATTATTAACCGTGAATTGGGCCTGGCCAAAAACGAAAACCCCATACAAGGTGCCTTTATTATTGAAGAACTTACAGACCTGGTTGAGAATGCCGTATTAGCCGAATTTAAACGCATTAACGACCGGGGCGGGGTTTTAGGTGCTATGGAAACGATGTACCAGCGTGGTAAAATTCAGGAAGAATCGTTGTATTACGAAACGCTGAAACATACCGGCGAATACCCTATTGTTGGTGTAAATACCTTTTTAAACAAAAACGGTTCGCCAACCATTATCCCCTCGGAAGTGATACGTGCTACCGAGGAAGAGAAGCAGTTTCAGATCAGTGCATTGGATGCATTTAAGCAACGCAACCAGGCTGTTGCTCCGCAACTATTAAAGGCACTGCAAAAATCGGCTGTGGCGGGCGATAATATTTTTGAGCAATTGATGGAGGTTTGCAAATATTGCTCGCTGGGCCAAATATCGCACGCGCTTTATGAGGTTGGAGGGCAGTACAGGAGAAATATGTAA